Proteins encoded by one window of Lycium barbarum isolate Lr01 chromosome 11, ASM1917538v2, whole genome shotgun sequence:
- the LOC132617170 gene encoding uncharacterized protein LOC132617170, with protein MRNAIRCCIACILPCGALDVIRIVHSNGKVEEISGTHVKASEIMKLHPKHILKKPTSSYSSCSSNEEICPKIVIVPPDAELQRGKIYFLMPMPSSSSSSAPREKSKTRPRSSTRNKKKTRQVSSEGRENEGSTNLLMSDDQYLSEILSEKVSTQRDRRRRRVGVWRPHLESISEIVSESC; from the coding sequence ATGAGAAATGCAATTAGATGTTGCATAGCTTGTATTCTTCCATGTGGTGCACTTGATGTAATTAGAATAGTTCATTCTAATGGTAAAGTTGAAGAAATAAGTGGAACTCATGTTAAGGCCTCAGAAATCATGAAACTTCATCCAAAACACATCTTAAAAAAACCAACATCTTCATATTCTTCTTGTTCATCAAATGAAGAAATTTGTCCCAAAATTGTTATAGTCCCTCCTGATGCTGAGCTCCAACGTGGCAAGATTTATTTCCTCATGCCAATgccttcgtcttcttcttcttctgctcctCGTGAAAAATCGAAGACTCGTCCTCGATCATCCACGAGGAACAAGAAAAAGACTAGACAAGTTTCGTCAGAAGGACGTGAAAATGAGGGCAGTACTAACTTACTAATGTCTGATGATCAGTACTTGAGTGAGATTTTGTCGGAGAAGGTGTCAACACAAAGAGATAGAAGAAGACGAAGAGTTGGAGTATGGAGACCTCATCTAGAAAGTATCTCTGAGATTGTCAGTGAATCATGTTGA